A stretch of Candidatus Neomarinimicrobiota bacterium DNA encodes these proteins:
- a CDS encoding FtsX-like permease family protein has product MMAKQSHLINTVKESFRMAIESIRQNKLRSILTLLGISIGVFSVIGVMTAIRTLESSVNSQLDIFGTNTFMIQKSPAIRIHGGGNDKIRKRKNIRYAHYEELKQRAKLPLRVSVVDNSQERNIQYKDKRLKKTAELSGVDEWGLRSFKTYLADGRNFLEDDIRFHRSVTILGPDLADILFPFEDPLGKAIQIKGLDYTVIGVTERKGQAFGRSQDYFVMIPISIYIQRFSHRWTSLAINVEAESTEMYEKTMDEVIGLMRVIRKVPPEEENDFAIISNKEMMETFAGFTSGIKLFAGAVSVIALLVAGIGIMNIMLVSVTERIKEIGIRKAIGATKRDILTQFLMEAIFLSQFGGIVGVILGIAGGNIVAILLKVPAVIPLDWAFVGMAVCSLIGIGFGIYPAWRAANLDPIESLRFE; this is encoded by the coding sequence ATGATGGCAAAACAATCCCATTTAATAAATACGGTTAAAGAAAGTTTTCGGATGGCGATAGAATCCATTCGTCAAAATAAACTACGGTCCATTCTAACTTTGTTGGGAATCAGCATTGGAGTGTTTTCTGTAATTGGAGTTATGACCGCTATTCGCACATTGGAATCATCAGTGAATTCCCAGTTGGATATTTTTGGCACCAATACATTTATGATTCAAAAATCTCCCGCCATCAGAATTCATGGTGGAGGAAATGATAAAATTCGAAAACGGAAAAATATTCGATATGCTCATTATGAAGAATTAAAACAACGAGCAAAATTGCCGCTACGTGTAAGTGTCGTAGATAATTCTCAAGAAAGAAATATACAGTATAAAGATAAACGATTAAAAAAAACGGCAGAATTGTCCGGTGTAGATGAATGGGGATTGCGTTCTTTTAAAACGTATCTTGCCGATGGACGAAATTTCTTGGAAGACGATATTCGTTTTCATCGAAGCGTAACGATTCTTGGCCCGGATCTAGCAGATATTCTTTTCCCCTTTGAAGATCCATTAGGAAAAGCTATTCAAATAAAGGGATTAGATTATACGGTCATTGGCGTAACAGAACGAAAGGGGCAGGCATTTGGTCGAAGTCAGGATTATTTTGTTATGATTCCCATTTCAATTTATATACAGCGTTTCTCTCATAGATGGACTTCTCTTGCCATAAATGTTGAGGCGGAATCCACCGAAATGTACGAAAAGACTATGGATGAAGTTATTGGACTGATGCGTGTGATTAGAAAGGTGCCACCGGAAGAAGAAAATGATTTTGCAATTATTTCCAATAAAGAAATGATGGAAACTTTTGCAGGATTTACAAGTGGAATTAAACTTTTTGCCGGCGCTGTGAGCGTGATTGCATTACTCGTAGCCGGAATAGGAATTATGAATATTATGCTCGTTTCTGTCACAGAAAGGATAAAAGAGATTGGTATTCGGAAAGCGATCGGTGCCACCAAACGAGACATTCTTACCCAATTTTTAATGGAAGCTATTTTCCTTAGCCAATTTGGCGGAATTGTTGGCGTTATTTTGGGAATCGCCGGTGGGAATATTGTTGCAATTCTTTTGAAAGTGCCTGCTGTAATTCCTTTAGATTGGGCTTTTGTCGGAATGGCAGTATGTTCACTCATTGGGATAGGATTCG